Proteins encoded within one genomic window of Sphingomonas sp. KRR8:
- a CDS encoding copper resistance system multicopper oxidase produces the protein MFEKLVLERRQFLRAAAIGGTGASVAAAFPAWAQNVSPGLARPLPTVSGNDIALTIGRVAVKVDGKVSRAVGINGTVPAPLVRLKEGQRVRLRVQNTLDEDSSIHWHGLLVPFQMDGVPGVSFPGIMPHSTFDYEFEVGQSGTYWYHSHSAYQEEDGLYGPIVIDPAGPDPVAYDREHVLVLSDHTPLSGATIFKKLKQMGGGYFNMQRLTLSGALAGRDMPAGERREWAKMRMDPADIADVTGSTYTYTVNGVGPFDNWTGLFKTGERVRLRIINAAAQTNFNVRIPDLPMTVVAADGQNVRPVTVDEFQIGVAETFDVIVTPGDRAYSFVSESIDRSGLGRATLAPRTGMSAPVPPLRPRPLLAMKDMGMDMGSMGGSGEMSGMDHGAIAMDGPGTPNVAVTRGVDPSAEQNASRNLWKLTGWKEPTDHGTVKAAAGTAVAMAGMSGMDHAAMGHGSPSSAASPMTGMDHAAMGHAAPPAAASQPAAPMAGMDHGAMGHGSSAASAPQGGTMAGMDHGSMSMRDFRNAPQVAKNPGVQTISPMPTDRTGEPPQGLEGMDHRVLTYRDLMALSPNPDVRAPSRKLDIHLTGNMERYMWSFDGVKLSDPAEPIPFRENERVRVTLINDTMMPHPIHLHGHFFELVTGHGANAPRKHTVNVPPGGKMTFDLTADAVGDWAFHCHNLYHMTAGMMRVVTVRKG, from the coding sequence ATGTTTGAAAAGCTCGTTCTCGAGCGCCGCCAGTTCCTGCGCGCCGCCGCCATAGGGGGAACCGGAGCCAGCGTTGCGGCTGCCTTTCCGGCTTGGGCGCAGAATGTCTCGCCTGGCCTTGCCCGGCCGCTTCCTACCGTAAGTGGGAACGACATTGCCCTGACAATCGGCCGCGTCGCCGTGAAGGTGGATGGCAAGGTCAGCCGCGCGGTCGGAATTAACGGCACTGTCCCGGCTCCTCTCGTTCGCCTGAAGGAAGGCCAGCGGGTCCGCCTACGGGTGCAGAATACGCTCGATGAGGACAGCTCGATCCACTGGCATGGCCTGCTGGTGCCTTTCCAGATGGACGGCGTTCCGGGCGTCAGCTTTCCGGGTATCATGCCGCATTCCACCTTCGACTATGAGTTCGAAGTCGGTCAGTCGGGCACCTACTGGTATCACTCACACAGCGCGTACCAGGAAGAGGACGGCCTATACGGTCCCATCGTGATCGATCCTGCTGGACCCGATCCCGTTGCCTACGACCGTGAGCACGTCCTTGTCCTGTCGGATCATACGCCCCTCAGCGGCGCGACCATCTTCAAGAAGCTCAAGCAGATGGGCGGCGGTTATTTCAACATGCAGCGGCTGACCCTGTCGGGAGCGTTGGCCGGGCGCGATATGCCTGCTGGCGAGCGCCGCGAGTGGGCGAAAATGCGGATGGATCCCGCCGACATCGCAGACGTCACCGGGTCCACTTACACCTACACGGTCAACGGCGTCGGACCCTTTGATAATTGGACCGGCCTTTTCAAGACGGGTGAGCGGGTTCGGCTGCGGATCATCAACGCCGCCGCCCAAACGAACTTCAACGTCCGAATCCCGGATCTACCGATGACTGTGGTGGCGGCTGACGGGCAGAACGTGCGTCCCGTGACCGTTGACGAATTCCAGATCGGTGTCGCCGAGACGTTCGACGTCATCGTAACGCCTGGTGACCGCGCCTACAGCTTTGTGAGCGAGTCGATCGACCGCTCGGGACTTGGCCGCGCCACCCTTGCTCCGCGAACGGGAATGTCCGCTCCTGTCCCGCCACTGCGCCCGCGCCCGCTCCTGGCCATGAAAGACATGGGCATGGACATGGGCTCGATGGGCGGATCGGGAGAGATGTCCGGGATGGATCATGGCGCTATAGCTATGGATGGGCCGGGAACGCCGAATGTTGCCGTCACTCGCGGGGTTGACCCTTCGGCTGAGCAAAATGCCTCCCGCAATCTCTGGAAACTCACAGGCTGGAAGGAGCCGACCGATCACGGAACGGTGAAGGCAGCCGCAGGAACTGCGGTGGCGATGGCTGGAATGTCGGGCATGGATCACGCGGCGATGGGCCATGGCTCACCTTCGAGCGCGGCCTCGCCGATGACGGGCATGGATCATGCCGCCATGGGTCATGCGGCACCGCCGGCTGCAGCAAGTCAGCCCGCAGCCCCGATGGCGGGCATGGATCATGGTGCGATGGGACATGGGTCGTCTGCCGCGTCGGCGCCGCAAGGTGGCACCATGGCCGGAATGGATCATGGGTCGATGAGCATGCGGGATTTCCGCAATGCCCCTCAGGTGGCGAAGAACCCGGGCGTCCAGACCATCTCGCCCATGCCGACCGATCGCACGGGCGAACCTCCCCAAGGCCTGGAGGGAATGGACCACAGGGTGCTGACCTATCGCGACCTGATGGCGCTTTCGCCCAATCCTGATGTCAGGGCACCCTCACGCAAGCTTGACATTCACCTGACCGGCAACATGGAGCGGTACATGTGGTCGTTCGACGGCGTAAAGCTGAGCGATCCGGCCGAGCCCATCCCGTTTCGTGAGAACGAACGGGTGCGCGTGACCCTCATCAACGACACGATGATGCCGCACCCCATCCACCTGCATGGCCACTTTTTCGAGCTGGTGACCGGCCACGGCGCGAATGCACCGCGCAAGCACACGGTGAATGTGCCGCCCGGTGGCAAGATGACCTTCGACCTGACTGCCGACGCGGTCGGGGATTGGGCGTTCCACTGCCACAACCTCTATCACATGACCGCTGGCATGATGCGTGTCGTGACGGTCCGGAAGGGTTAA
- the cueR gene encoding Cu(I)-responsive transcriptional regulator, with product MKIGQISKASGVSQRMIRHYEKIGLIPPAARRDSGYRDYDERDVHTLHFIGRARDLGFPIEEIRQLLALWHDRSRSSADVKALALARADELGRKAEQLETMRRTLERLANACHGDDRPDCPILEDLEAMGSCHPSRRA from the coding sequence GTGAAGATCGGTCAAATCTCGAAGGCCAGTGGCGTCAGCCAGCGGATGATCCGCCATTACGAGAAGATCGGTCTTATCCCGCCGGCCGCACGTCGGGATTCTGGTTACCGCGACTATGACGAGCGCGATGTGCACACCTTGCACTTCATTGGCCGAGCGCGCGACCTGGGGTTCCCCATTGAGGAAATCCGCCAACTCCTGGCCCTATGGCACGATCGGTCTCGATCAAGCGCTGATGTGAAAGCCCTGGCGCTTGCCCGCGCCGATGAACTTGGCAGGAAGGCCGAGCAGCTGGAGACCATGCGGCGAACGCTCGAGCGTCTTGCGAATGCTTGCCACGGTGATGACCGGCCAGATTGCCCCATCCTTGAGGACCTTGAGGCCATGGGCTCTTGCCACCCAAGTCGACGCGCTTGA
- a CDS encoding heavy metal translocating P-type ATPase, with amino-acid sequence MTDPVCGMSVDPATTPHHAHHGGQVFHFCSAKCRERFELRPEIYLEAGPKQTSSQSADVEYTCPMHPQIVQIGPGTCPICGMALEPRAFDPNSGPSEEYLDMRRRFVMSAILSAPLFVLVMLRHLAPTTVEFVGGRTLDWVELVLATPVVLWGGWPFFVRGWQSLRTLHLNMFTLIAIGTGIAWAYSIVGAVAPQVFPPAFRSHDGGVGLYFEAAAVIVTLVLLGQVLELRAREQTGSAIKALLNLAPKTAHLVHAGKEREVPLDMVRSGDQLRVKPGEAVPVDGEVIEGTSSVDESMLTGEPLPVSKEAGATVTGGSINGDGSFMMRADRVGAETMLSRIVQMVAEAQRSQAPIQRKVDQVSAWFVPLVLVAAVAAFIFWSFAAPEPKLAFALVAGVSVLIIACPCALGLATPMSIMVGVGKGAQSGVLIKNAAALERFANVDTLVLDKTGTLTEGKPALVAIEPSSGFSEVDLLQLAASLEASSAHPLAHAIVKAAEDRKLDLHPVTDFRSINGKGLTGTVNGRRVAVGNGLLIGDQGAAVDAFEAAAGKYRDQGATVMFVAVDGKEAGLLAVADPIKATSQTAIEMLHKEGLRIIMLTGDSRRTAEAVAGKLGIDEVVAEVLPTDKDAAIERLNQQGRVVAMAGDGVNDAPALARADIGIAMGTGADVAVESAGVTLVRGDLTGLVQARRLSQAVTSNIRQNLLFAFGYNALGIPIAAGVLYPVFGVLLSPMIAALAMSLSSVSVIGNALRLRSLKL; translated from the coding sequence GTGACAGATCCAGTTTGCGGAATGTCGGTCGATCCGGCGACCACACCGCACCACGCCCATCATGGCGGCCAAGTTTTCCACTTCTGCTCGGCCAAATGCCGCGAGCGGTTCGAGCTCAGGCCCGAGATCTATCTAGAGGCGGGGCCCAAGCAAACGTCATCACAATCTGCTGACGTCGAATACACCTGCCCGATGCATCCCCAGATCGTGCAGATTGGCCCCGGGACCTGTCCCATCTGTGGCATGGCGCTTGAACCCAGGGCTTTCGATCCCAACAGCGGTCCGTCCGAAGAATACCTCGATATGCGCCGACGATTCGTCATGTCGGCGATCCTGTCCGCACCGTTGTTCGTGCTCGTCATGCTTCGGCATCTCGCGCCAACGACGGTCGAGTTCGTGGGCGGCCGAACGCTCGATTGGGTCGAGCTCGTGTTGGCTACGCCGGTCGTCCTCTGGGGAGGCTGGCCATTCTTTGTCCGAGGCTGGCAGAGCCTCAGGACCTTGCACCTCAACATGTTCACGCTGATTGCGATCGGAACGGGGATCGCGTGGGCCTATTCAATCGTGGGAGCGGTTGCTCCACAGGTCTTTCCGCCTGCCTTCCGCTCACATGACGGAGGTGTTGGTCTCTACTTCGAAGCGGCGGCGGTGATCGTCACGCTTGTTCTGCTAGGTCAGGTGCTGGAGCTCAGGGCGCGCGAGCAGACCGGCTCGGCCATCAAGGCGTTGCTCAACCTCGCGCCCAAGACCGCTCACCTGGTCCACGCGGGTAAAGAGCGTGAGGTTCCGCTCGACATGGTGCGCAGCGGCGATCAGCTGCGCGTGAAGCCGGGCGAAGCGGTGCCGGTCGATGGCGAGGTCATCGAGGGCACCTCAAGCGTTGACGAGTCGATGCTGACCGGTGAACCTTTGCCGGTCAGCAAGGAGGCTGGTGCCACCGTGACAGGTGGCTCGATCAATGGCGACGGCAGTTTCATGATGCGGGCCGATCGGGTCGGCGCCGAGACAATGCTGTCGCGCATCGTCCAGATGGTCGCTGAGGCCCAGCGAAGCCAGGCGCCCATTCAGCGGAAGGTCGATCAGGTCTCCGCATGGTTCGTTCCGCTGGTGCTCGTAGCTGCCGTCGCCGCCTTCATTTTCTGGTCCTTTGCTGCGCCTGAGCCGAAGCTGGCGTTTGCGCTGGTGGCGGGGGTCAGCGTTCTCATCATCGCTTGTCCCTGTGCGCTTGGCCTTGCAACGCCGATGTCGATCATGGTCGGCGTCGGCAAGGGCGCTCAGTCGGGCGTCCTGATCAAGAACGCTGCAGCGCTCGAGCGCTTTGCCAATGTTGATACCTTGGTGCTCGACAAGACTGGCACGCTGACCGAGGGGAAACCCGCCTTGGTTGCCATCGAGCCCTCCTCGGGCTTCAGCGAAGTCGATCTGCTTCAGCTCGCGGCTTCCCTCGAGGCGAGCAGCGCTCACCCGCTCGCGCATGCGATCGTGAAGGCAGCCGAAGATCGTAAGCTCGATCTTCATCCCGTGACTGACTTTCGGTCGATCAACGGTAAGGGGCTGACAGGGACGGTGAATGGCCGCCGGGTGGCGGTCGGAAATGGCCTCCTGATAGGCGACCAAGGCGCGGCAGTGGACGCCTTCGAGGCCGCAGCCGGCAAATATCGGGACCAAGGCGCGACGGTCATGTTCGTGGCGGTGGATGGTAAGGAGGCGGGGCTGCTCGCTGTCGCTGACCCAATCAAGGCGACCTCCCAGACAGCCATCGAGATGCTTCATAAAGAAGGCCTGCGGATCATCATGCTTACGGGGGATAGTCGCCGCACAGCTGAAGCGGTGGCAGGCAAGCTCGGCATTGATGAGGTCGTCGCCGAGGTTCTCCCCACCGACAAGGACGCAGCGATCGAGCGCTTGAATCAGCAGGGACGCGTGGTGGCCATGGCTGGCGACGGTGTGAATGATGCGCCAGCCTTGGCCCGGGCGGATATTGGAATTGCGATGGGTACGGGGGCAGACGTCGCGGTCGAGAGCGCCGGTGTGACGCTGGTAAGAGGCGATCTCACCGGTCTCGTGCAGGCTCGGCGTCTGAGCCAGGCTGTGACAAGCAATATCAGGCAGAACCTGCTGTTCGCCTTTGGCTACAATGCGCTTGGCATTCCGATTGCCGCTGGCGTGCTTTATCCGGTCTTCGGCGTTCTCCTCTCTCCGATGATTGCCGCCCTTGCGATGAGCTTGTCATCAGTGTCGGTGATCGGAAACGCGCTGCGGCTTAGGAGTTTGAAGCTCTGA
- a CDS encoding DUF2231 domain-containing protein → MNSKRLVQRAARAWLALMLMLGVGLTGAAFAHKHGKHGEEHHAEQTSPMQTSSTGSQGASGSASSSSPSASASELHEADHGMMGDMDMEADRSKLPFFERLYEWLGRLHPVIVHFPIAFFPAALLTAVVGRRRPAFAAPVQFLVIAGGVFAPIAAMAGWLAGMTADPDPILTYHRWLGVAVGVGGAALGVWAWRRPFEDRGAGMILGLAAITAAIAIQGFLGATITHGWDHLMF, encoded by the coding sequence ATGAATTCTAAGCGTCTCGTTCAGCGCGCGGCACGAGCATGGCTTGCGTTGATGCTGATGCTTGGCGTCGGCCTGACGGGCGCGGCGTTCGCTCACAAGCACGGAAAGCATGGGGAAGAGCATCACGCCGAGCAGACCAGTCCAATGCAGACTTCCTCAACGGGCAGTCAGGGGGCCTCGGGCTCAGCTTCGTCTTCGTCGCCGAGCGCCAGCGCATCCGAGCTCCATGAAGCCGATCATGGAATGATGGGCGATATGGACATGGAAGCCGATCGCTCGAAGCTTCCGTTTTTCGAGCGTCTGTACGAATGGCTGGGACGGCTCCATCCGGTCATCGTTCATTTCCCGATCGCCTTCTTCCCTGCGGCCTTGCTTACCGCCGTCGTGGGCAGGCGTCGGCCAGCTTTTGCCGCGCCAGTGCAATTCCTGGTCATCGCCGGCGGTGTCTTCGCGCCGATCGCAGCGATGGCGGGCTGGCTCGCAGGGATGACCGCCGATCCCGATCCCATTTTGACGTACCACCGCTGGCTAGGCGTTGCCGTCGGTGTCGGCGGGGCTGCCCTGGGCGTGTGGGCTTGGCGGCGGCCATTCGAAGATCGTGGTGCAGGAATGATCCTTGGGCTTGCTGCCATCACCGCAGCGATCGCCATTCAGGGCTTTCTCGGCGCGACCATCACACACGGGTGGGATCACCTGATGTTCTAG
- a CDS encoding DUF305 domain-containing protein translates to MKKIACLALATTAFAVSACSARQDSQAANNEVAGESNMEAPASMSRMSGSFAEGEMKMDQKMMSAVGSDVAQNWLKKMIAHHDGAIDMSRVVLTLNPTADVAKMARDTIGKQGEENDALRKLMREGAPDQRAADLYKPSMMDMHQKMMAASGSNASETYLRKMLEHHRGAVTMSDVALANGVSGPIRSQVEKTRAEQLREIAMVESMLRGGSAKTGSPVAATKAASSSAAAEQDTARPTSAGSDGNSIGPSAGPHSGHDMNNM, encoded by the coding sequence ATGAAGAAAATCGCATGTCTGGCATTGGCGACGACCGCGTTTGCCGTGTCCGCCTGCAGCGCTCGGCAAGATTCTCAGGCAGCAAACAATGAGGTCGCTGGCGAGAGCAACATGGAGGCGCCGGCCTCCATGTCCCGAATGAGCGGCTCATTTGCCGAGGGCGAGATGAAGATGGACCAGAAGATGATGTCTGCTGTCGGCAGTGATGTGGCGCAGAACTGGTTGAAGAAGATGATCGCACATCATGACGGGGCGATCGATATGTCGCGGGTCGTCCTCACCCTGAACCCCACCGCAGACGTCGCGAAAATGGCGCGGGATACCATCGGGAAGCAGGGAGAAGAGAATGATGCTCTGCGCAAACTGATGAGGGAGGGGGCGCCAGATCAGCGTGCTGCCGACCTCTACAAGCCAAGCATGATGGACATGCATCAGAAGATGATGGCGGCGTCGGGTTCGAACGCGTCGGAAACCTACCTTCGCAAGATGCTCGAGCATCACCGGGGAGCGGTGACGATGTCGGACGTGGCGTTGGCGAACGGCGTGAGCGGCCCGATCCGCAGCCAGGTCGAGAAGACGAGGGCCGAGCAACTTAGGGAGATCGCCATGGTTGAGAGCATGCTTCGTGGCGGGTCGGCAAAAACCGGCAGCCCAGTCGCAGCAACGAAGGCAGCATCCTCCTCTGCCGCCGCAGAGCAGGATACGGCCAGGCCAACATCGGCTGGATCGGATGGAAACTCCATCGGTCCGTCAGCGGGTCCGCATTCCGGTCATGACATGAACAACATGTGA
- a CDS encoding tyrosine-type recombinase/integrase, with protein sequence MGHAIYDPGQEDRPAWNVGRKLGAKRPLLPKQVWAVRFFLDQEHRLRDRALFDLAIDSKLRGCDLVKIKIDEVVSGARIRQRAIIIQQKTGRPVQFELLEPARTSLLQWLERRGGSLDEYVFPSRNDRLTHMSTRQYARLVDEWVTAIGLRREDYGTHSLRRTKAALIYKQTGNLRAVQILLGHTKIETTVRYLGVEVEDALALAEATEV encoded by the coding sequence ATGGGACATGCAATCTACGATCCCGGTCAGGAAGACCGACCCGCGTGGAATGTTGGCCGTAAGCTTGGCGCGAAGCGCCCACTCCTGCCCAAGCAGGTATGGGCCGTTCGCTTCTTCCTGGACCAAGAGCACCGCCTTCGCGATCGCGCGCTCTTCGACCTCGCCATCGACAGCAAGCTTCGTGGTTGCGACCTCGTGAAGATCAAGATCGATGAGGTGGTCAGTGGAGCTCGCATCCGTCAGCGAGCCATCATCATCCAGCAGAAAACCGGGCGCCCGGTGCAGTTCGAGCTTCTAGAGCCCGCTCGCACAAGCTTGCTCCAGTGGCTTGAACGACGCGGTGGGTCACTCGATGAGTATGTCTTTCCCAGTCGCAATGACCGGCTCACTCATATGAGTACCCGACAATATGCCCGCCTAGTCGACGAATGGGTGACTGCGATCGGTCTGCGTCGAGAGGACTATGGCACCCACTCGCTCAGGCGGACGAAGGCAGCCCTGATCTATAAGCAGACAGGTAATCTGCGCGCCGTACAGATCCTCCTCGGCCACACTAAGATCGAGACGACGGTTCGATATCTTGGCGTGGAAGTCGAAGACGCTTTGGCCTTGGCAGAAGCGACCGAGGTCTGA
- a CDS encoding DUF2474 family protein, translated as MQTPQPPASLWRRLGWMALIWAASVLLLGLVALVIRWFLH; from the coding sequence ATGCAGACGCCGCAGCCGCCCGCGAGCCTGTGGCGAAGGCTTGGCTGGATGGCGCTCATCTGGGCAGCGAGCGTCCTGTTGCTGGGCTTGGTCGCCTTGGTGATCCGCTGGTTTCTCCACTGA
- a CDS encoding DUF305 domain-containing protein: MMSYQRFAAMIATSTVVMFGLMYLNTYLLDHVEFSQTRMWMALLMGAVMAMIMLGFMWGMYKNKAVNLGILGGSLAVFVLSLWLVRSQETVGDVAWMKAMIPHHSIAIMTSERAHIKDPEVRRLADGIIDAQVREIAEMKKMIARIEARPPAANAPDLLSYRDRNAPPPAPETDASSGINTMATQ; this comes from the coding sequence ATGATGAGCTACCAGCGTTTCGCGGCAATGATCGCGACTTCCACAGTCGTGATGTTCGGTTTGATGTATCTCAACACCTACCTGCTCGATCACGTCGAGTTCAGTCAGACCAGAATGTGGATGGCGTTGCTCATGGGCGCGGTCATGGCGATGATCATGCTCGGCTTCATGTGGGGCATGTATAAGAACAAGGCCGTTAATCTCGGTATTCTCGGCGGCAGCCTTGCGGTGTTTGTCCTATCCCTCTGGCTGGTCAGGAGCCAGGAGACGGTTGGTGACGTTGCCTGGATGAAGGCGATGATCCCCCATCACTCCATCGCCATCATGACCAGCGAGCGCGCGCACATCAAGGATCCGGAGGTTCGTCGCTTGGCCGATGGCATCATTGATGCGCAGGTGCGTGAGATAGCTGAGATGAAGAAGATGATTGCCCGGATCGAGGCTCGTCCGCCCGCCGCTAATGCACCCGACCTCTTGTCATACCGTGATCGGAACGCCCCGCCGCCCGCGCCTGAAACAGACGCTTCTTCGGGCATCAACACCATGGCTACCCAGTAG
- a CDS encoding copper resistance protein B, which produces MIRMRFVTPVFFGTAAIILSSPANAQHAGHMQGMNMPGMNMPGMSMPAAKKPAKKATAKTTASKKKTVKASGRAASSSASGKAGASKPKKQTSSARSGKVAKAKSTGTRTGQDMSTMKGHDMSSMPGHDMSSISMSPSVGADPHAGHDMSTMPTGTMSGQDMGGTPSDTMQGHDMSSMSPAPSGTDLPAGDAAAPATPTDSAADAIYGAQAMAMGRHHLMQFHGGQKLGQVLFNVAEVQIRKGREAFEWDGEGWYGGDINRLWIKSQGEGEFGGPLERAEVQALYSRAIGPYFNLQGGIRYDVKPNPSRAYATLGIEGLAPSFFDLEGALFLSNKGEVLARAQGSYDQRITQRLILQPRAELNFAAQNSRSIGVGAGLSDAELGLRLRYDIRREFAPYVGIQYRRAFGRTRDYLRTEGRDVGGWSLLTGVRLWF; this is translated from the coding sequence ATGATCAGAATGCGCTTTGTCACGCCGGTATTCTTCGGCACGGCAGCCATCATCCTGTCTTCGCCGGCGAACGCCCAGCACGCGGGGCATATGCAAGGCATGAATATGCCGGGAATGAACATGCCCGGCATGTCGATGCCCGCAGCGAAGAAGCCTGCCAAAAAGGCGACCGCGAAAACGACAGCATCCAAGAAGAAGACGGTTAAGGCGTCTGGCAGGGCGGCATCGAGCAGCGCCAGCGGCAAGGCCGGCGCGTCGAAGCCGAAGAAACAGACGTCGAGCGCGCGGTCCGGCAAGGTTGCTAAGGCGAAATCTACTGGCACTCGTACCGGTCAAGACATGTCGACCATGAAAGGCCACGATATGTCGTCCATGCCCGGGCATGACATGAGCTCGATCTCGATGTCACCTTCGGTCGGCGCTGATCCTCACGCTGGCCACGATATGAGCACAATGCCGACTGGCACGATGAGTGGGCAGGACATGGGCGGCACGCCATCGGATACGATGCAGGGTCACGATATGTCGTCGATGAGTCCCGCTCCGAGCGGGACGGATCTCCCGGCGGGCGACGCGGCCGCACCGGCAACTCCGACAGATAGCGCAGCCGACGCCATTTACGGCGCTCAAGCGATGGCGATGGGCCGGCATCACCTGATGCAGTTTCATGGTGGTCAGAAGCTCGGCCAGGTCCTGTTCAATGTCGCCGAGGTGCAGATCCGAAAGGGCCGTGAGGCCTTCGAGTGGGACGGAGAGGGTTGGTACGGCGGGGACATCAATCGCCTGTGGATCAAGAGCCAGGGCGAGGGGGAGTTCGGCGGCCCTCTGGAACGCGCCGAAGTCCAAGCGCTCTATAGCCGCGCGATTGGCCCCTACTTCAACCTGCAGGGCGGCATCCGCTACGATGTTAAGCCCAATCCTTCCCGGGCCTACGCGACACTCGGCATCGAAGGGTTGGCGCCGAGCTTCTTCGATCTGGAGGGCGCGCTCTTCCTGTCGAACAAGGGTGAAGTGCTGGCGCGCGCACAGGGCTCTTACGATCAGCGCATTACCCAACGCCTGATCCTTCAACCTCGAGCTGAGCTAAACTTCGCGGCTCAGAACTCGCGGTCGATCGGCGTTGGCGCGGGCCTCAGTGACGCCGAGCTCGGTCTTAGGCTCCGCTACGACATCCGGCGCGAATTCGCCCCATACGTCGGTATCCAGTATCGACGCGCGTTCGGGCGAACCCGCGATTATCTTCGGACCGAGGGCAGGGATGTCGGCGGTTGGAGCCTCCTGACGGGAGTTCGGCTGTGGTTTTGA
- a CDS encoding class I SAM-dependent methyltransferase — MMSDDRHHWQHVYLSKSSTEMSWYQPKPAASLDALDRNGATPADSLIDVGGGASTLVDALIERGWDDLAVLDISEAALDASRKRLGNQAQKVRWIADDIRDWLPDRRWSVWHDRAVFHFLVNANDRERYKQRLLEGLSPSGIVIMATFAPDGPERCSGLPVQRYDAPALQAELGSNFELVEAWSEKHSTPWSSSQAFCWTAFRTVR, encoded by the coding sequence ATGATGTCCGACGACCGACACCATTGGCAGCACGTCTATTTATCAAAAAGCTCGACCGAGATGAGTTGGTATCAGCCGAAGCCAGCAGCCTCGCTCGATGCACTCGATAGAAATGGCGCAACGCCCGCAGACAGCCTGATCGATGTCGGCGGTGGGGCATCGACCCTAGTGGATGCGCTCATCGAGCGCGGCTGGGATGATCTTGCAGTGCTCGATATCTCTGAAGCGGCGCTCGACGCATCTCGAAAAAGGCTTGGCAATCAGGCGCAAAAGGTGCGCTGGATAGCCGACGATATCCGCGACTGGCTGCCGGACCGACGCTGGAGCGTTTGGCACGACCGAGCTGTATTCCACTTCCTCGTAAATGCGAACGATCGCGAGCGCTACAAGCAGAGGCTGCTTGAGGGCCTGTCACCTTCGGGAATTGTCATCATGGCAACATTCGCTCCAGATGGACCAGAACGCTGCAGCGGTCTGCCTGTCCAACGTTACGACGCTCCCGCTCTTCAGGCCGAACTTGGATCTAATTTCGAACTCGTCGAGGCGTGGTCTGAAAAGCATTCGACACCTTGGAGCAGTTCTCAGGCATTTTGCTGGACAGCTTTCCGCACGGTGAGGTGA
- the cydB gene encoding cytochrome d ubiquinol oxidase subunit II, with translation MAVNVDLTTVWAFIIAFAVFMYVVMDGFDLGIGILFPTFRRGEERSQAMNAIAPVWDGNETWLVLGGGGLFAAFPLAYAVILPAAYPLVIAMLLGLIFRGVAFEFRWRDHRHELFWDFAFFFGSLVAAMTQGMILGALLQGIAVEGRSYAGGWLDWLSPYSLLTGIGVVIGYTLLGASFLAMKVTGRAEEHAYRLAGRAGIGTLALMAAVSLATPFLFRQYWDRWFEWPSVLIVAQVPLLSAILFFALFRSIAKRRRYRPFLISLGIFALGMAGLGISMWPYVVPGALTIWDAAAPERSQVFMLVGVAIIMPIILAYTAWAYWVFRGKVAEEGYH, from the coding sequence ATGGCTGTCAACGTCGACCTCACCACCGTCTGGGCGTTCATCATCGCCTTTGCCGTCTTCATGTACGTCGTCATGGACGGCTTTGACCTCGGCATCGGGATCCTCTTCCCGACCTTTCGACGCGGGGAAGAGCGCAGCCAGGCGATGAATGCCATCGCGCCCGTATGGGACGGGAACGAGACCTGGCTGGTGCTCGGTGGCGGTGGATTGTTCGCAGCCTTTCCGCTCGCCTACGCCGTCATCCTGCCGGCGGCCTACCCACTCGTCATCGCCATGCTGCTTGGGCTCATCTTCCGTGGCGTCGCCTTCGAGTTCCGGTGGCGCGATCACCGGCATGAGCTATTTTGGGATTTCGCGTTTTTCTTTGGGTCGCTGGTCGCGGCGATGACTCAGGGCATGATCCTAGGTGCCCTGCTTCAGGGCATCGCAGTTGAGGGCCGATCCTATGCTGGCGGCTGGTTGGACTGGCTGTCGCCCTATTCTCTGCTGACCGGCATCGGCGTGGTGATCGGCTATACGCTGCTCGGCGCCTCGTTCCTGGCGATGAAGGTGACCGGCCGCGCCGAAGAGCATGCCTATCGCCTGGCAGGGAGGGCCGGGATAGGCACACTGGCTCTGATGGCAGCTGTGAGCCTCGCTACGCCGTTTCTCTTCCGGCAATATTGGGATCGCTGGTTCGAATGGCCAAGCGTGCTGATCGTGGCCCAGGTGCCGCTGCTGTCCGCCATTCTATTCTTCGCCCTGTTTCGTAGTATCGCCAAGCGCCGTCGTTATCGCCCGTTCCTCATCTCGCTGGGTATTTTTGCGCTCGGCATGGCGGGTCTCGGGATCAGTATGTGGCCCTATGTCGTGCCGGGCGCGCTGACGATATGGGACGCAGCGGCTCCGGAGCGTAGCCAAGTCTTCATGCTGGTCGGCGTCGCCATCATCATGCCGATCATTCTTGCCTACACTGCCTGGGCCTATTGGGTATTCCGCGGCAAGGTCGCGGAAGAAGGCTATCATTGA